A window of the Brassica napus cultivar Da-Ae chromosome A2, Da-Ae, whole genome shotgun sequence genome harbors these coding sequences:
- the LOC125584146 gene encoding uncharacterized protein LOC125584146 codes for MMGNLIMHKYEGIKEGPKAKDIVQIMRNDYGCEISDSLAWDSREYAVNAVRGIPEESYGKIPKYLHMLREANPGTHSSYKTDVDGRFRYLFIAFCQSIRGFNTVMRRVIVVDGTFLKSKFKGVLLVATAIDGNSNLYPIAFGIVDSENEQSWEWFMRELKVVVADDNGLAFISDRQVSIGKALEKVYQLARHGICIHHLLNNVISYFRGKGLAGLISKASKAYRVVDFKKTFAHVCNISPAIGTYLMEADVKKWARCQFHGYRYDIRTNNPAESINSALRSPREFPVIPLLDSIREMLTRWFFKRKKLILKHTHRLTIDVEEKIDRRIGKGKTFEVYPVTDSQLLVKGDTIDCFVDLDKRTCSCGKYDLSKIPCRHAIKAGFFVGREPYTLTDFLYTTRAWREAYHESINPISVPEDGWSVPQVVENSEVLPPETRRSLGRNRKRRYETVEDKIRSSQGSQAGQSRKCSRCGLGGHNRATCKMPI; via the coding sequence ATGATGGGCAATCTGATAATGCATAAATATGAAGGTATCAAGGAAGGGCCTAAAGCGAAAGATATTGTTCAGATTATGCGTAATGATTATGGATGTGAGATTTCTGATTCTTTAGCATGGGATTCCCGTGAATATGCAGTCAACGCTGTTAGAGGTATTCCAGAGGAAAGTTATGggaaaataccaaaatatttgCACATGCTGCGAGAGGCCAATCCGGGTACACATTCCTCTTACAAGACTGACGTCGATGGTAGATTTCGATATCTGTTTATAGCGTTTTGTCAATCGATCAGAGGCTTTAACACAGTCATGAGGCGTGTCATTGTTGTCGATGGAACATTCTTGAAGAGTAAATTCAAAGGGGTGCTACTGGTTGCAACTGCTATAGAtggaaattcaaatttatatcctATTGCATTTGGGATAGTAGACTCTGAGAATGAGCagtcttgggaatggtttatgaGAGAATTAAAAGTTGTTGTTGCTGATGATAATGGTTTGGCTTTTATTTCGGATAGACAAGTGTCAATAGGGAAGGCACTGGAGAAAGTGTATCAGCTAGCGAGACATGgtatttgtattcatcatttgttgaataatgtgaTATCATATTTCAGGGGGAAGGGATTAGCTGGGTTGATTTCTAAGGCTTCAAAGGCTTATAGAGTGGTTGATTTCAAGAAGACGTTTGCTCATGTTTGCAATATCAGTCCAGCAATTGGAACGTATCTTATGGAAGCAGATGTCAAAAAGTGGGCTAGATGTCAATTTCATGGATACAGGTATGACATTAGGACAAACAATCCTGCAGAGTCGATAAATTCTGCGTTGCGTTCGCCGAGAGAGTTTCCCGTAATTCCTTTGTTGGACAGTATTAGAGAAATGCTGACACGTTGGTTTTTTAAGCGTAAGAAGTTGATTTTAAAGCACACCCACCGTTTGACCATTGATGTGGAGGAAAAGATTGATAGGAGAATTGGAAAGGGGAAAACTTTCGAAGTTTACCCTGTAACCGATAGCCAGCTGCTTGTTAAAGGTGACACAATTGACTGTTTTGTTGATTTGGACAAACGGACTTGTTCTTGTGGGAAGTACGACCTTTCGAAAATCCCTTGTAGACACGCAATAAAAGCTGGTTTCTTTGTTGGTAGAGAACCATATACATTGACTGATTTTTTGTATACCACGAGAGCTTGGAGAGAAGCTTATCACGAAAGCATAAATCCCATTTCAGTTCCTGAAGATGGTTGGTCTGTCCCACAAGTTGTGGAAAATTCTGAAGTGCTACCGCCTGAGACAAGAAGATCTCTTGGAAGAAATAGAAAACGCAGATATGAAACTGTTGAAGACAAAATCCGATCATCACAAGGATCACAGGCGGGTCAGTCTCGTAAGTGCAGTAGATGTGGTCTTGGTGGTCATAATAGAGCAACTTGCAAGATGCCAATATAG
- the LOC125584147 gene encoding uncharacterized protein LOC125584147, whose amino-acid sequence MELELPNRLYGEGLEPKVKKINNSCRLKLLELLKEKMEPEFDEVMKDPIFSQIMVIQKNDLKFSARLVHSFLCKELMTSKRHEKWFTFARRPMRFGLQEYHDVTGLKVKRENNSGLVTWKDDNGFWSKHIKTNGKINLQIIKKKHLEESNTWTWVDRVRLIYLCVIMGVVMGKDEKVNIPHLYMKLAMDLEKLRNYPWGLYSFDFLLKQIDKTRHKLEQKKGYLMEGFLFGFQIWIMEAVPALGEICGTKGILHSFIESHIDGVVLLATDFVQKDEKKDERVDQKGDDQRADTERGENSHVAGNVDGTADVSGRNKRKHADRGAESRKKNVLCHLGASSKRNIDTDMKNFLEDLVQASFTTFGEKFCQQFSDRLGKIETEVTQLRTASERTEQFETVVTDRLGKIEAEVTQLRTSLVVTELVGKSDQASGPSLTKINSGPSTSKKGTAPSKKKAVKNQELKTADSCVNLPRAKVTQSSASDLSMGTQEFLESCMKNLPLDTFVKGLNPSQAKVEDSLDWLELPKSLKKPTDSLELQKSLKKSAVRLDDRDIELDGENFPDRCLVFVHPTDFKKMQDWQDTRTYVIPLYISFG is encoded by the exons ATGGAGTTGGAGTTGCCTAATCGTTTATACGGTGAGGGATTGGAACCTAAGGTTAAGAAGATTAATAACAGCTGCCGACTAAAACTTCTCGAGTTgctaaaagaaaaaatggaacCAGAATTCGATGAAGTTATGAAAGATCCCATTTTTTCACAGATTATGGTTATCCAGAAGAATGATCTGAAGTTTTCGGCGAGGTTGGTACACTCTTTCTTGTGTAAGGAGTTGATGACAAGCAAGAGACATGAGAAGTGGTTCACTTTCGCTAGGAGACCTATGCGTTTTGGATTGCAAGAGTATCATGATGTCACTGGTCTGAAAGTGAAGCGAGAGAATAACAGTGGGCTAGTGACATGGAAAGACGATAATGGTTTTTGGAGCAAGCACATAAAGAcaaatggaaaaataaatttgcaGATCATAAAAAAGAAGCATTTGGAAGAGAGCAATACCTGGACTTGGGTTGATAGGGTGAGACTGATATATCTTTGCGTTATTATGGGTGTGGTGATGGGAAAGGATGAGAAGGTGAATATCCCGCATCTGTACATGAAGTTGGCGatggatttggagaagcttcGGAATTACCCATGGGGTCTGTATTCGTTTGATTTCCTTCTGAAGCAAATTGATAAAACAAGGCATAAATTAGAGCAGAAAAAGGGGTATCTGATGGAAGGATTCTTGTTTGGTTTCCAAATTTGGATAATGGAAGCTGTTCCTGCTTTAGGAGAGATTTGTGGCACAAAA GGGATTTTGCATTCATTCATAGAATCCCACATAGATGGAGTGGTCCTTTTGGCAACTGATTTTGTACAGAAGgatgagaagaaagatgaaagaGTAGATC AGAAAGGAGATGATCAAAGAGCTGATACTGAGAGAGGTGAAAATAGTCATGTTGCAGGGAATGTTGATGGCACAGCTGATGTTTCGGGAAGAAACAAGAGAAAGCATGCAGACCGAGGAGCAGAGTCAAGGAAGAAGAATGTTTTGTGCCACCTAGGTGCTTCATCAAAAAGAAATATTGACACAGATATGAAAAATTTCTTGGAGGATCTGGTACAAGCTTCTTTTACTACTTTTGGGGAGAAATTCTGTCAGCAGTTCTCGGACAGGTTGGGTAAGATTGAGACTGAGGTTACACAACTCAGGACAGCTTCAGAGAGAACTGAGCAATTTGAGACCGTTGTAACCGACAGATTGGGGAAAATTGAGGCTGAGGTTACACAGCTCAGAACAAGTTTAGTGGTGACTGAATTGGTGGGAAAGAGTGATCAAGCAAGCGGTCCTAGCTTGACCAAAATCAACAGTGGTCCTAGCACCAGCAAAAAAGGCACTGCTCCATCAAAGAAAAAG GCTGTAAAAAACCAAGAGTTAAAGACTGCTGATTCGTGTGTCAATTTACCTCGTGCAAAAGTTACTCAATCATCAGCTAGTGATCTTAGTATGGGTACACAAGAGTTTTTGGAAAGTTGCATGAAGAACCTTCCATTAGACACATTTGTGAAAGGTTTGAATCCTTCTCAAGCTAAAGTCGAAGATTCATTGGATTGGTTGGAACTTCCAAAATCATTGAAGAAGCCAACAGATTCATTGGAACTTCAAAAATCATTGAAGAAGTCAGCGGTCCGATTAGATGACCGAGATATAGAGCTAGACGGCGAAAATTTCCCTGATCGCTGCTTGGTGTTTGTGCATCCTACAGATTTTAAGAAGATGCAGGACTGGCAAGATACACGAACATATGTTATTCCTTTGTATATATCATTCGGTTGA
- the LOC106420826 gene encoding 3-ketoacyl-CoA synthase 6-like, with product MIFTFFLKKEKRDVVWADPGMYSLILNDKPKRVEFQMRILERSGLGEETCLPPAIHYIPPTPTMNEATSEAQMVIFSAMDDLFKKTGIMPKDINILIVNCSLFSPAPSLSAVVINKYKLRSNIKSFNLSGMGCNAGLISVELARDLLQVHPNSNAIIISTEIIMPNHYKGNERAMLLPNCLFRMGSAAILMSNGRSDQWRAKYKLSHLVRTHRGADAQN from the coding sequence ATGATATTTACATTCTtcctaaaaaaagaaaagagagatgtCGTGTGGGCGGATCCAGGTATGTATAGTTTGATCCTCAACGACAAGCCTAAGCGCGTTGAGTTTCAAATGAGAATCCTTGAACGTTCTGGTCTCGGTGAAGAGACTTGTCTCCCCCCAGCTATTCATTACATTCCTCCAACACCAACCATGAACGAGGCTACAAGTGAGGCTCAAATGGTTATCTTTTCGGCTATGGATGATCTTTTCAAGAAAACCGGTATAATGCCCAAAGACATCAATATACTCATTGTGAATTGCTCTCTTTTCTCTCCCGCCCCATCGCTCTCTGCTGTGGTCATCAACAAATATAAGCTTAGGAGCAACATTAAAAGCTTTAATCTGTCGGGGATGGGCTGCAACGCGGGCCTAATCTCAGTCGAACTGGCCCGCGATCTGCTTCAGGTTCATCCCAATTCGAATGCAATTATCATCAGCACCGAGATCATAATGCCTAATCACTACAAAGGGAACGAGAGAGCAATGTTGCTGCCTAATTGTCTCTTTCGCATGGGCTCCGCGGCAATTCTTATGTCAAACGGTCGGTCTGACCAGTGGCGAGCCAAGTACAAGCTTAGCCACCTTGTCCGGACCCACCGTGGTGCTGATGCACAAAATTAG
- the LOC125585821 gene encoding uncharacterized protein LOC125585821 — MSSCTNHFLCLHLLINILMSSLFNKITPITSSPLTLFNMKRPREEMKEEETDLSLATAAMAVATAAAVAEEEKLWCSGVVEEMTWSNVWLPFWDVEFVGRNYSLLFSDVAWDDDIWNLKNLTHFS; from the coding sequence ATGTCTTCTTGCACTAACCACTTCCTCTGCCTCCATCTCCTTATAAATATCCTCATGAGTTCACTCTTTAACAAGATCACGCCAATCACATCATCACCGCTAACACTTTTTAATATGAAGAGACCGAGAGAGGAGATGAAGGAAGAGGAGACTGACTTATCATTGGCTACCGCAGCCATGGCGGTTGCAACCGCAGCCGCGGTGGCTGAGGAGGAGAAATTGTGGTGCAGTGGAGTGGTGGAGGAGATGACGTGGAGCAACGTGTGGTTACCCTTTTGGGACGTTGAGTTTGTTGGAAGAAACTACAGTTTATTGTTCAGCGATGTTGCTTGGGATGATGATATTTGGAACCTCAAGAATCTAACTCATTTCTCATAG
- the LOC106394151 gene encoding zinc finger protein CONSTANS-LIKE 6-like has product MMKNSANVVGGKTARACDSCLKRRARWYCAADDAFLCHSCDGSIHSANPLARRHERVLLKSASPGKQRHDSSSPPHPPTWHQGFTRKARTRRGGKKSHTMIFHDLVPEMSSEDQSFEVEEQLIFEVPVLNPMCHEKCLNESMETKIELPLMSMCFKGSDEEDDNAESCLNGLFPTDTELAQFSADVEILLGGGTDREYNMEELGLGEMLKVEKEEVEEEEEVATIEVCDLDAADEITPFVISFEYEYSQKTNLEEEDEKQDVENNMIDVGVNEMSCSIKEEKNEKVHMLRLDYESVISTWGGQGTPWTARETPQIDLNMLCCPTDSMVESGGEAHHHNYVRGLGLHMGEAGREARVSRYREKRRTRLFSKKIRYEVRKLNAEKRPRMKGRFVKRSSIAAAH; this is encoded by the exons ATGATGAAAAATTCGGCTAATGTGGTCGGAGGAAAGACGGCGAGGGCATGCGACAGCTGCCTGAAGAGGCGAGCGCGTTGGTATTGCGCAGCTGATGATGCTTTCCTTTGCCATTCTTGTGACGGTTCGATCCACTCAGCCAACCCACTTGCCCGCAGGCACGAGAGGGTTCTCTTAAAATCGGCTAGCCCCGGAAAGCAACGCCACGACTCCTCCTCACCACCTCATCCACCCACATGGCATCAGGGCTTTACACGTAAAGCTCGGACGCGACGCGGGGGGAAGAAGAGCCACACGATGATTTTCCATGATCTTGTGCCGGAGATGAGCTCAGAGGATCAGAGCTTTGAGGTGGAAGAGCAGCTCATCTTTGAGGTGCCGGTGTTGAACCCAATGTGTCATGAAAAATGCCTTAACGAATCTATGGAGACAAAGATCGAGCTACCGTTGATGTCCATGTGTTTCAAGGGCAGCGACGAAGAAGATGACAACGCTGAAAGCTGTCTGAATGGTTTGTTCCCGACCGACACGGAACTGGCTCAGTTCTCAGCTGATGTGGAGATTCTCCTCGGTGGAGGGACGGATAGGGAATACAATATGGAAGAGCTAGGGTTAGGTGAGATGCTCAAGGTCGAAAAAGAGGAggtggaggaagaggaagaagtagCCACAATAGAAGTGTGTGATCTAGATGCCGCTGATGAGATTACACCATTTGTAATAAGTTTTGAGTACGAGTACTCACAAAAAACGAAtctcgaagaagaagatgagaaacaAGATGTGGAGAATAATATGATAGACGTGGGAGTGAATGAGATGAGTTGTTCGATTAAGGAAGAGAAGAATGAGAAGGTTCATATGCTTAGGTTGGATTACGAGTCGGTGATTTCCACTTGGGGAGGTCAAGGAACACCATGGACCGCCCGGGAGACACCTCAAATAGACCTCAACATGCTCTGTTGCCCAACCGATTCCATG GTTGAAAGTGGAGGAGAGGCTCATCATCACAACTACGTTCGCGGCCTAGGGTTACACATGGGAGAGGCTGGTAGAGAAGCAAGAGTTTCAAGATACCGAGAGAAAAGAAGGACAAGGTTGTTCTCCAAGAAGATAAGGTATGAGGTACGTAAATTGAATGCTGAGAAAAGGCCTCGAATGAAAGGAAGGTTCGTGAAGAGATCTTCAATTGCTGCTGCTCACTAA